Within the Salvia hispanica cultivar TCC Black 2014 chromosome 4, UniMelb_Shisp_WGS_1.0, whole genome shotgun sequence genome, the region cacacacacaaaaagtATACATGTGTGTGTCTATGTATGCATCTTCTTGCACATAATGTCTCATTAAGGAGTGTTATGAAAGTAAGTTTTAGGTCTCCAACTAAAATTTCAGTATGGTTGATATATGCAATGCAATGCACCTGCATTTGGTATTAAAAGCACAGAAAATTTATGTCATACTAGTTTTTTATTGTTTGCTGCAATTCTGTCACATTTTAGGTGTCTTGATcactcatatttattttttttgctgtAATTTGAAGTAAGAATTCAGAAGCTCTGCCAAAAAAAGGACTGTATTGATTCTTCTGTTATCTCCAGTTTATTATTCTATGGAATTTTCACAGCTACATAGACTACAGGTAAATGTCCAATATCCACTTTTTGCTGCTGTGGAATTAATTGTTTgtgtatttccttttttaggaTTGTTGataagtattttcttgaacattaaataaatacatttgAACACATAATTCACCATTTTCAATCATTTGTTTGTCCTATTCATTTTCTCCCTTTCTTTTCTCTAGATTCCCAATTCCTCCAAAAATTTCACAAGAAAAGCAAGGCttcaagaaatcaaatttaaacatCATATTTGGTGAAATAGGTTTGAAGGCCATCAACATAAACATCTAAAATATTGCTAATTTAGCAAGAAGTCTTTAGAgggaaaaaatagaagaaaaaaaaagagtataaTATCTTTACTGCCTTACTGGCAGAGTGGAAGAGGATGTTTGATTTAAATGCAGTACTGTACAATTTTTCCTcccaaagaaaatgaaatatttaaaggaaaaaagaaaaaaaaggatcCAGAGGTGCATTTACCTATCTTAAAATTGTCTTTTAAAAAACTTGAACAAATTGAACCTTggataaaactataaaaagatatagagaggaaaaagaaaaaggatcAAATCTTAAGTTTCTAAATGAAGAAACAAACATACAAGGGTGGTCCAGGAATTTAGATGTtctttaatttactttattgGTGATcgttttgtgtattaaaatgaattaaataaatctgaCAGAATTCCATTAGTTATATTCATATGGCACACCTAAGATTATTTAATCTTACTActatatttcaaattcatttatgaaattcTAGTATCGCAACATGATACCATTCCTTATTTCAAACTTATCATTAGCTAAGAGCtattgtaaattatttctctttagTTTGTGAACATGTAATGCtcatttcttccattttttttgttagttcattgtttttttagtaattttggATAGATCTTTAAGTTTTATATCAATCTTTTATGCATAAGAAAGAAAGGAAAGGAAGGAAGGAAAAGACTCAGTAATTTTACAAGATTAAAAAAGAAGCTGTTAATAATGGAGCCTAAATTAACGGGAAGAAATCATCTGCAGTGGAGGAACTTTAATTAATGGGTGATTCTTATTGTTATgattaattgttcattatagTGTTATACTAATACTTTTTGTAACATGGAAATTGAAGCGTAATAATgtgtgcaaaataaaaataaaattattgataataattttgtgtgattttttaaattatactaaaacaataacctgaaatttgaaaatcccACAAACTCTTGTGCGTAAAAGAATTCACAATCTCTTATATAGActtttatttgagaaaaatcCATAAAAGTATatgttgaattaaaaaattaataacttaAAAGAACAACATaagaaaactattttttaaattcactGTTTTAACCTATAAACATTTAGTATTATTTGACGAACTTGATTATTGGCCaaagtattgaaaaaaaaattaaatgctcaaaaaaaatattttgtatttatttgagtaaaatattaattggctaattaaattcatggttattttgctatatttttctttacaaaaaCAACTATTTTGCACGGAagtattattaaaaacataaatataaaaaaagagtaggaaaataaaacatcCAAGGAATTAATGCAATGCAGTGTAtgatttctttcctttttgaaaATGTTTCAAATGCGTCGTCGTTTAGCACAGCACCATGcatagggtttagggtttatatCCCCCTTTCCTAAATTATGTTCTCCCATGTATAtgatttatttcctttttaaaataagtttcCATATTTTACTTATAAATAGATGAAATTAGCTTATAAAATTGGATTGAGAGCGTTTGATTTTCGCAGAAACTTGACGAAATAATCTGACTTGAGTCTTAGATTGAGAGAATTGAGAGAGTAGTATTAAACAAACCCTTCGATTAGTCGTATTAGTCCACTGTAGTTGTAAAATTTCACCGGAAAAATGAGGATTACGATAAAGGGAGGTGTGTGGAAGAACACAGAAGATGAAATTCTCAAGGCTTCGGTTATGAAATATGGGAAAAACCAATGGGCAAGAATTTCTTCTTTGTTGGTCAGGAAATCGGCCAAACAGTGCAAGACACGCTGGTATGAGTGGCTGGATCCCTCAATCAAAAAggtatgttgatattttcatttttttatttaattcttgaTGTGAATTTAGGGTTCATTGATCCCTCATAATCTGATTGATTGTTTTTATGTTACTAGAGCGTTTcctagttttaattttttatatttgattgattgttaATTCTATATTGCTGTTGGTTATGTTATATTATCTGTTTCAGATGTTGCACATTAAATAGAAGTATTTCACGTGGAAAACCAATTTAGGAATCTTGTAGTAGGCAATTTGTGCATAAGAATTGTTCTTGAATGTTATAGTTTACATCTTTATTATGTTGATAGCTATCATCATTTGTGATTCGGAACTGAACCACTTCCTTCCATGGCATTGCAGACTGAGTGGACCCGAGAAGAAGATGAGAAGTTATTGCATTTGGCGAAACTGATGCCTACCCAGTGGAGGACGATTGCCCCTATTGTCGGGCGTACTCCATCACAGTGCTTGGAGAGATATGAAAGGCTTTTGGATGCAGCCTGTGCCAAGGATGAGAACTACGAACCTGGTGATGACCCGAGAAAATTGCGTCCTGGAGAGATTGATCCTAATCCGGAATCGAAGCCTGCTCGTCCTGATCCTGTAGATATGGATGAAGATGAAAAGGAGATGCTGTCTGAAGCTCGGGCTCGGTTAGCCAACACTAGGGGTAAGAAGGCAAAAAGGAAAGCCCGAGAGAAACAGCTTGAAGAGGCTCGCAGGCTTGCTTCATTGCAGAAAAGAAGAGAGCTTAAAGCTGCTGGAATTAACCTTCGCCataagaagagaaagagaggaggaaTAGATTACAATGCTGAAATACCTTTTGAAAAGAGACCTCCACCTGGCTTTTATGATATTGCTGATGAAGATCGACCTGCTGAATTAGTCAAGTTTCCAACAACGATTGAGGAGTTGGAAGGTGAAAGAAGAGTTGACAACGAGGCTCGATTGAGGAAGCAGGACATcgcaagaaataaaatagcaGAGAGGCAGGATGCTCCGTCTGCAGTTTTGCAAGCAAATAAACTCAATGATCCTGAGCCAGTTCGCAAAAGGTCCAGGTTAAATCTCCCAGCCCCACAGATTCCTGACCATGAGTTGGAGGCAATTGCTAAGATGGGAAGTGCTAGTGATATTCTTGGGAATGAAGAACTTACAGAAGGAAACGCTGCAACACGTTCTCTTCTTGCAAGTTATGCCCAGACTCCGAGACATGGCTTCACTCCAGGGAGAACCCCTCAAAGGACTCCTGCAGGCAAACAGGATGCCATTATGATGGAAGCAGAGAACCAGCGGAGGTTGACTTTGTCTCAGACTCCGTTGCTTGGTGGGGATAATCCGATGCTGCACCCTTCAGACTTTTCTGGGGTGACTCCCAAGAGAAAGCATATTGCAACACCAAATCCTCTAATGACTCCGTCTGCTACTCCTGGAGGCCCTGGTCTCACTCCCAGAATCGGGATGACACCCACACGTGATGTATATGCTGTTGGTTTGACTCCAAAAGGAACTTCAATGAGGGATGAGCTGCGCATAAATGAAGATATTGATATGCTTGACAGTTCCAAACTGAGACAGTCTGATTCAAAAAAGGAACTCATTTTCAGTCTGAAAAATCTCCCACAACCCAAGAATGACTACCAGATAGTTATTCAGCCATTGGCTGAAGAGGATGAAGAACCTGAAGAGAAGATCGAGGAAGACATGTCGGATAGAATTGCTAGAGAGAAGGCTGAGGAAGAAGCAAGGCAACAAGTATTACTCAAGAAAAGGTCAAAAGTACTGCAGAGGGAGCTGCCAAGACCTCCTGTGGTTTCGTTGGACCTCATTAGAAACACTTTGATGAGAGCTGATGAAGACAAGAGTTCTGTTGTTCCATTAACTTTAGTTGAGCAGGCTgatgaattaataagaaaGGAGCTTTTGTCTTTGTTAGAGcatgataatattaaatatcCCCTGGATGAGAAAGCAAcaaaggagaagaagaaaggaaaacgTGCTGCAAAAGAGAATTCTGTAGATGTGCCAACAATTGACGagtttgaagaagatgaactgAAAGAGGTATGTATGCAGTTCAAATcgtatatttgatatattttcctGTGCACTTTGAATTTGCTGGGGTTTCATATTGActttaaagatttttttgCTTTCACGACTAATGCTATGCAAGAACATTTGTTAAGCTTACTGTTGTGAACATGTTGCTTTTTATTATCtaataagttaattaaatCTTTGAAATAACACCTTTTGTGTGGCACAAACTGGTCTCACGATTCTGTTTTAATGCTTAGATACTTAATGATCCTTGTGATAAGTTTGCTATTATGCTCCTACGGCAATTTTTAAGTGTttgattgatatatttaaGTAAGTTTGTAGAATTATGCTATACTATGTTGATGACTTGATCTCTGGAGATGAAAAATTGTTTCATATGCTTCTTACTAGTATGTCTTAATTTTCTTGTAAGCaacttgaaattatttttgtatagaGGTGGTTTTCATCTGGGTCTTTCATTCATATCTTTGTCACTCTCAAGTCCTACCGTGTTGTGTATAACTCAAAACAAATTGAATTGCACTCACGTAAGATTATTTGATTATGCAGGCAGATAAACTAATAGAAGATGAGGTCCAATATCTACGTGTTGCTATGGGCCATGAGAATGAATCTTTTGAAAGCTATGTGGAAGCACATAAAGCATGCTTAGATGATATGATGTACTTCCCTACACGTGATGGCTTCGGTCTAGCAAGTGTTGCCACCCATGCGGAGAAACTTTCCTCCCTGCAGAATGAATTTGAACATGTGAAGAAGATGGAAGATGAGACTAAAAAAGCACAACGGCATGAGCAGAAGATTAAAGTTCTAACTAATAGTTATCAGGTATGATATACAGAAACTCTAGTAGCTGACAGTCATGAGAGGGTTTATGATATTTGTTGATCGGACAGTTTCGGTCGCATGATACGTGAATGGAAATCACTCTCTATAGCTTGTGCATTGGTGTTCAGATTTCAGaatctttttcttatttgacATATTTGTTTCAATCAATATTAGATTCTTGGTTTGTTTGTATGATAGTATATGAATTGTGTTAGATATCTGATTTCTAACTTAGTTTGTTTCTGACTTATCAGATGAGGTGTAACAAACTTTGGGCACAAGTGGAGACAACCTTCAAGCAGATGGACGCTGCGGGAATCGAGCTAGAATGCTTCCAAGCTTTGAGTAAGCAAGAAACTCTAGCGGCAACATACAGGATCAGCAACCTCAGGGAAGAGGTTCAGAAGCAGAAGGATCTCGAGCGCACTTTACAGAAACGGTACGGCGATCGGATGGCTGAACTAGAAAGAGTTCAGCATTTGGTAAATGCACATAGACTGCAAGCAGAAAGGGATCTTGAAAACGCTGCAAAAGACAGCGACACTACCATGGATGCCATTGACGTAGCATTGCAAGAGCCCGATGCAGCTGAAGCAGCTGTCACCAAGGACACAGTCGAGGTGGAATCGAGATCCAAGGATGAAATGATGTTGCAGAAGAGAATGCAGCATCAACCAGTGGTGAGTTGCAAGTAGCAGAGGAGAATGCAGCATTATCCACTGGTAAACCTTTGTAATTAAATCCCAGAGAAAATGAGCCTTGGATGGGACACTGCCGTCAAAAGAAGATAGCTGAAGTTTCGATCTTTGAAATCTGGAAAaaatcaagtttttttttttgtagtgtaatCAACAGATATATGCGTGACAAACTAGTGTTAATTCTGGATAAGAAATTGATTAGCATtgtaaagaaaattttgactATATAATCGGATTTGAATCTTCAAAGTAAATCTTACTGAAAAAAAAGGATGTTCGGTTTCTAAAGGGGTGTTTCACTTTGAGTTCACATCTCAAagttctttttaaataattgtcaTATAATCTTTTGCTATAAAGCTTGTATATTGGAATTTATTCTTATAGTTAATTGTAATGATTAGGGAACAAAATAGCTCTAATCAACTTAATCTCAATGAATCAttacaaaattattgatttttttatgtatatatcgACTTCAAGGTACCTAACAAAATGCCACATGTTGTGGGGCTCTTTGGGTtgaaaaatgaaggaaaactaCAATGCCagataaaagaataaaacacAATTCCGTGGAAAAATAATACACGAAGGCAATTCATCTTAAGATAAAATCAAAGTCTCCTATACTTGTAGTTTTGAACTAGtatgtttattttactataCTTACCACTCGTATTTATATTTAGTGACTAAAATTTCCCCGGCTTGAATACATATGTAATGTAAGGATTTATTGTTTAACAAACACTTGTATGCGCGCATCCACCCTCGCTGCCTCCTCCACCGCAGGCTCGGGTCAAATTCGGATTCGGGTCAGGGttgattttattctatttgttGTATCACAAATTATCGTCTCTCGAATTTTGCATTTGTCAATCCACTCCACCCTCCTAGTTTTCTTTTTGCATAACCTTTTCATcccatttattattataaatataggtAGTCCATTTCTCCCTCTCAATCAAATTTCAAGATCTTCTCCAAATTACAAACCATCTCTcaataacacacacacacacacacacattaaAAATGGCAAAGGAGATGGAAAAGAACTCTCTTCACATAGAGCCGTCAACAGTTGCACTTGAAAACGGCGAAGCAAGCAAGGATTTCGACGACGACGGCTGTTCCCCAAGAACCGGTACttccacacacaacacacaacacacaacacacaattagttagtttagtttagttaGTTAATTAAGTAAGGGAGTTAATTTGGACATGAACTAGGGACGGTGTTGACGGCAAGCGCACACATCATAACGGCGGTGATAGGGTCGGGGGTGCTGTCGTTAGCATGGGCCATAGCGCAGCTAGGATGGGTGGCCGGTCCCGCCGTGCTCGTGGCCTTCTCCCTCATCACCTACCTCACCTCCACCTTCCTCGCCGACTCCTACCGCCACCAAGGCCGTCGCAACTACACTTACATGGACGTCGTCCGTTCCCACTTAGGTATGTTAGTCATTCACTATCACgaatttttgtcaaattctgATTAGTCTCATGCatctacaaaataatactatcaaaacaacattacttaattaaatggGAAATAGGAAATaggaaacaaaaaatagttatataataaaataattgaaaaaaatttaaactttgcgactaatatttcatttgcaaactttattaaattgaCGACCATTAAATACATATTACTATCTctttttcattcattcattcattaatttcGCTATTTTCCAAAGAAGTGATGTTACATTACCAATGAATCTTTGTGAAATGAATTAGCAATAAatgtgatttaatttgttttgttttataattggATTATGTATGTGTGTAGGTGGTTACAAAGTTCAGCTATGTGGGGTGGCTCAGTATGGGAATCTTGTTGGGGTCACTATTGGATACACAATTACTGCTTCCATTAGTATGGTGTGAGTATCTATATACATATACGTAGttaatgataaaatactacttatgtttgattatgaatttatgataattgaaatgtaatttgtaattaattagggCTGTGAAGAGGTCGAATTGTTTCCATAAGGAGGGGCATGAGGCAGCATGCTCAATATCAACCTATCCATTCATGGCTATATTTGGAGGGATTCAGCTTGTTTTGAGCCAAATACCTAATTTCCATGAGCTTTCATGGCTCTCTATCGTTGCCGCGGTCATGTCTTTCGCTTACTCCTCCATTGGCTTCGCCCTCTCCGTTGCTAAGCTTGCAGGTATCTCTCTATAAAAGCAATAGACGAAAAACTGCTTATGTATTACTACTCTGTTGCATGGCTCAAGCGTTGGTACGACATCTAAGAAAAATGTACCTCGAGTGATGGCTAATTCGCGGTTATAAATCTGAATCGGCcatgactaattatttaaGAAGCAGCCAAGATGACGCAGTTTTCCTTTAGAGTCGGCTGAAAACATTATGGCTGCCTTGATttgtagaaaaaattaaagaaga harbors:
- the LOC125222232 gene encoding cell division cycle 5-like protein, producing MRITIKGGVWKNTEDEILKASVMKYGKNQWARISSLLVRKSAKQCKTRWYEWLDPSIKKTEWTREEDEKLLHLAKLMPTQWRTIAPIVGRTPSQCLERYERLLDAACAKDENYEPGDDPRKLRPGEIDPNPESKPARPDPVDMDEDEKEMLSEARARLANTRGKKAKRKAREKQLEEARRLASLQKRRELKAAGINLRHKKRKRGGIDYNAEIPFEKRPPPGFYDIADEDRPAELVKFPTTIEELEGERRVDNEARLRKQDIARNKIAERQDAPSAVLQANKLNDPEPVRKRSRLNLPAPQIPDHELEAIAKMGSASDILGNEELTEGNAATRSLLASYAQTPRHGFTPGRTPQRTPAGKQDAIMMEAENQRRLTLSQTPLLGGDNPMLHPSDFSGVTPKRKHIATPNPLMTPSATPGGPGLTPRIGMTPTRDVYAVGLTPKGTSMRDELRINEDIDMLDSSKLRQSDSKKELIFSLKNLPQPKNDYQIVIQPLAEEDEEPEEKIEEDMSDRIAREKAEEEARQQVLLKKRSKVLQRELPRPPVVSLDLIRNTLMRADEDKSSVVPLTLVEQADELIRKELLSLLEHDNIKYPLDEKATKEKKKGKRAAKENSVDVPTIDEFEEDELKEADKLIEDEVQYLRVAMGHENESFESYVEAHKACLDDMMYFPTRDGFGLASVATHAEKLSSLQNEFEHVKKMEDETKKAQRHEQKIKVLTNSYQMRCNKLWAQVETTFKQMDAAGIELECFQALSKQETLAATYRISNLREEVQKQKDLERTLQKRYGDRMAELERVQHLVNAHRLQAERDLENAAKDSDTTMDAIDVALQEPDAAEAAVTKDTVEVESRSKDEMMLQKRMQHQPVVSCK